From the genome of Campylobacter concisus, one region includes:
- a CDS encoding DoxX family protein — MKNIDLGLLFIRLGLGICLFMHGFGKILHGLSGVKGILVNAGLPGFLAYFSYLGEVLAPIMLIIGFYSRVGAILVLGTSITILYSYYGFTNLFALNEVNGFKSELIYLYIAISLCILLTGSGKYAVKQD; from the coding sequence ATGAAAAACATTGATCTTGGACTTTTATTTATACGTTTAGGACTTGGTATCTGCCTTTTTATGCATGGTTTTGGTAAAATTTTACATGGACTTAGTGGGGTAAAAGGTATATTAGTAAATGCTGGTTTGCCTGGATTTTTGGCATATTTTTCTTACCTTGGAGAGGTCTTAGCGCCCATTATGTTAATTATTGGTTTTTATTCAAGAGTAGGTGCTATCCTAGTTTTAGGCACTAGTATTACTATTTTATACTCGTACTATGGATTTACAAATTTATTTGCATTAAATGAAGTTAATGGTTTTAAATCAGAACTTATTTACCTTTATATTGCTATTTCACTTTGTATTCTTTTGACAGGTAGTGGCAAATATGCTGTCAAACAAGACTAA
- the rpsL gene encoding 30S ribosomal protein S12 has product MPTINQLVRKERKKVTVKSKSPALKECPQRRGVCTRVYTTTPKKPNSALRKVAKVRLTSGFEVISYIGGEGHNLQEHSIVLVRGGRVKDLPGVKYHIVRGALDTAGVAKRTVSRSKYGAKRPKAGAAAATKK; this is encoded by the coding sequence GTGCCAACCATAAATCAATTGGTCAGAAAAGAACGCAAGAAAGTGACCGTTAAGTCAAAATCTCCAGCGTTAAAAGAGTGCCCTCAAAGAAGAGGAGTTTGCACTAGGGTTTATACTACAACTCCTAAAAAACCAAACTCAGCTTTGAGGAAAGTTGCCAAAGTTAGGCTAACAAGTGGTTTTGAAGTCATCAGCTATATCGGCGGTGAAGGTCATAACCTACAAGAACACAGTATCGTTTTAGTTCGCGGCGGTAGGGTTAAAGACTTACCAGGTGTTAAATATCACATCGTTCGTGGTGCACTTGATACTGCTGGTGTTGCAAAAAGAACAGTTTCTCGTTCTAAATATGGTGCTAAACGCCCTAAAGCTGGCGCTGCAGCTGCAACAAAAAAGTAA
- the rpsG gene encoding 30S ribosomal protein S7, producing the protein MRRRKAPVREVLPDPIYGNKIITKFINSLMYDGKKSVATEIMYGAIKAIEKKNAEVKGIDVFNDAIENVKPILEVKSRRVGGATYQVPVEVRPARQQALAIRWLITYARKRSERTMIDKLANELLDAANSKGASFKKKEDTYKMAEANKAFAHYRW; encoded by the coding sequence ATGAGAAGAAGAAAAGCCCCTGTAAGGGAAGTCTTACCTGATCCGATTTACGGAAATAAAATAATCACTAAATTTATTAATTCTCTTATGTATGATGGCAAAAAAAGCGTCGCTACTGAGATAATGTATGGTGCTATTAAAGCCATAGAAAAGAAAAATGCTGAGGTTAAAGGCATCGACGTTTTTAACGATGCTATTGAAAATGTAAAACCTATTTTAGAAGTTAAATCACGCCGTGTTGGTGGTGCTACTTATCAAGTACCAGTTGAGGTTCGCCCAGCTCGCCAACAAGCTCTTGCTATCCGCTGGCTTATAACTTACGCTAGAAAAAGAAGCGAAAGAACTATGATAGATAAACTAGCGAATGAGCTCTTAGATGCGGCAAACTCAAAAGGTGCATCTTTCAAGAAGAAGGAAGATACTTACAAGATGGCAGAGGCTAATAAAGCATTTGCTCACTACCGCTGGTAA
- the fusA gene encoding elongation factor G, with protein sequence MAERKTPLHKVRNIGIAAHIDAGKTTTSERILFFTGMSHKIGEVHDGAATMDWMEQEKERGITITSAATTAFWKGYQINLIDTPGHVDFTIEVERSMRVLDGAVSVFCSVGGVQPQSETVWRQANKYHVPRIVFVNKMDRIGANFFRVEEQIRERLKANPIPIQIPIGAEDNFRGVVDLVRMKAYVWNDEKKPTDYVEEEIPAEVKDKAEEYRAKLIEAVSETDDSLMEKFFAGEELSEEEIKKGIKAGCLRMTITPMLCGTAFKNKGIQPLLDAVVDYLPAPDEIEAIKGVYEDGTEVTVESTDNGEFAALAFKIMTDPFVGQLTFIRVYRGSLESGSYAYNTVQDCKERIGRLLKMHSNKREEITELFAGEIGAVVGLKNTLTGDTLASEKDKVILERMDFPEPVISVAVEPKTKADQEKMAIALQKLAQEDPSFRVSTDEESGQTIISGMGELHLEIIVDRMLREFKVDAEVGQPQVAYRETIRKTVEQEYKYAKQSGGRGQYGHVFLRIEPLPAASGFEFVNDIKGGVVPKEYIPAVEKGCKEALQSGVLAGYPVEDVKVTLFDGSYHEVDSSEMAFKLAASMGFKEGARKAGAVILEPMMKVEVETPEEYMGDVIGDLNKRRGQVNSMDDRNGVKIIAAYCPLAQMFGYSTDLRSMTQGRATYSMEFDHYEEVPKNVSDEIIKKRNG encoded by the coding sequence ATGGCAGAGAGAAAAACGCCTTTACATAAGGTAAGAAATATCGGTATTGCGGCTCACATTGATGCTGGAAAGACAACTACTAGTGAGAGAATTTTATTCTTTACTGGCATGAGCCATAAAATAGGTGAGGTTCATGATGGTGCTGCTACCATGGACTGGATGGAACAAGAAAAAGAGCGTGGTATTACTATTACTTCAGCTGCGACTACGGCATTTTGGAAGGGTTATCAAATAAACCTAATCGACACTCCGGGACACGTTGACTTTACTATCGAAGTTGAGCGTTCTATGCGTGTTCTTGACGGTGCTGTTTCAGTATTTTGTTCTGTTGGTGGTGTTCAACCACAATCGGAAACTGTTTGGAGACAAGCAAATAAATATCACGTACCAAGAATCGTTTTTGTTAATAAAATGGATAGAATAGGTGCAAATTTCTTTAGAGTTGAAGAGCAGATTAGGGAAAGACTAAAAGCAAACCCAATTCCTATTCAAATTCCTATAGGTGCTGAGGATAACTTTAGAGGTGTGGTTGACCTTGTAAGAATGAAAGCTTACGTTTGGAATGATGAGAAAAAACCAACTGACTATGTTGAAGAAGAAATTCCAGCTGAAGTTAAAGATAAAGCAGAAGAATATCGCGCGAAACTAATCGAAGCTGTTTCAGAGACAGATGATAGCTTGATGGAGAAATTTTTTGCTGGCGAAGAGCTAAGTGAAGAAGAAATTAAAAAAGGCATAAAAGCAGGCTGCTTGAGAATGACTATCACGCCTATGCTTTGTGGAACTGCGTTTAAAAACAAGGGTATTCAACCTCTACTTGATGCTGTTGTTGATTACTTGCCAGCTCCAGATGAAATTGAAGCTATTAAAGGCGTATATGAAGATGGTACTGAAGTAACCGTTGAAAGTACTGACAATGGTGAATTTGCAGCTCTTGCATTTAAGATCATGACCGATCCATTTGTTGGACAGCTAACATTTATTCGTGTTTATAGAGGAAGCCTTGAAAGTGGTAGCTATGCTTACAACACAGTTCAAGACTGCAAAGAGAGAATCGGTCGCTTGCTAAAAATGCACTCAAATAAACGTGAAGAGATTACTGAGCTTTTTGCTGGTGAGATCGGTGCTGTTGTTGGTCTAAAAAATACTCTAACAGGTGATACTCTAGCTAGCGAGAAAGATAAAGTTATCCTTGAAAGAATGGACTTCCCTGAGCCAGTTATTAGTGTTGCAGTTGAACCAAAAACAAAGGCAGACCAGGAAAAAATGGCAATAGCACTTCAAAAACTAGCTCAAGAAGATCCAAGTTTTAGAGTTAGTACAGACGAAGAGAGTGGTCAAACTATTATTAGCGGTATGGGTGAGCTTCACTTGGAGATCATAGTTGATCGTATGCTTCGTGAATTTAAGGTAGATGCTGAAGTTGGACAACCACAAGTTGCTTATCGCGAAACTATTCGTAAGACAGTTGAGCAGGAATATAAGTATGCTAAACAATCAGGCGGTCGTGGTCAATATGGTCACGTATTTTTACGTATTGAGCCGCTCCCAGCTGCTAGTGGATTTGAGTTTGTTAATGATATCAAAGGTGGTGTTGTTCCAAAAGAATATATTCCAGCTGTTGAAAAAGGTTGTAAAGAGGCACTTCAAAGTGGTGTTCTTGCTGGTTATCCAGTCGAAGATGTTAAAGTTACACTATTTGATGGTAGCTACCATGAAGTTGACTCGTCTGAAATGGCATTTAAACTTGCTGCTTCAATGGGCTTTAAGGAAGGTGCTAGAAAAGCAGGTGCTGTTATTCTTGAGCCTATGATGAAAGTTGAAGTAGAAACTCCAGAAGAGTATATGGGTGATGTTATAGGCGACCTTAATAAACGCCGTGGCCAAGTAAATTCAATGGATGATAGAAATGGTGTGAAGATCATTGCAGCTTATTGTCCATTAGCTCAAATGTTTGGCTATTCAACAGATCTTCGCTCAATGACTCAAGGCCGTGCAACTTATTCAATGGAATTTGATCACTACGAAGAAGTTCCTAAAAACGTAAGCGATGAGATCATTAAAAAGAGAAATGGCTAA
- a CDS encoding rhodanese-like domain-containing protein, which yields MKKILLLGAVCCMLSADVKTVNISPDEIKKYDQIIDIRTPSEWQETGVIAGAKTITFNPNDKSAFLEELSKAVDIKKPIALVCRSGRRSTAAATSIDSSDLKIINLDGGMSSLIEQGYKTTPYKK from the coding sequence ATGAAAAAAATTTTACTTTTAGGAGCTGTTTGTTGTATGTTGTCAGCTGATGTTAAAACCGTTAATATAAGCCCAGATGAGATCAAAAAATATGATCAGATTATCGATATAAGAACTCCATCTGAGTGGCAAGAGACTGGCGTTATCGCAGGTGCAAAGACTATAACTTTTAATCCAAACGATAAGAGTGCATTTTTGGAGGAGCTTTCAAAGGCAGTTGATATCAAAAAACCTATTGCTCTTGTTTGCAGAAGCGGCAGAAGAAGTACGGCAGCAGCTACATCGATAGATAGCTCAGATCTTAAGATAATAAATTTGGATGGAGGTATGAGCAGTTTGATCGAGCAAGGCTACAAAACTACACCATATAAAAAATAG
- a CDS encoding Dps family protein codes for MSKVILQLNVIQADANALYIKFHDLHWNVKGIQFFSVHEYTEKAYEDMSEIFDDAAERALMLGGRPIVKAEELAKVTHIKHEPKEIYTPTEVLEIVLADYKHLLGEFKKLDELAEGDTTTQMYAQDQIAKFEKAIWMLNATLSK; via the coding sequence ATGTCAAAAGTTATTTTACAATTAAATGTTATTCAGGCTGATGCAAATGCACTTTATATTAAATTTCACGACCTTCACTGGAATGTAAAAGGTATTCAATTTTTTAGCGTTCATGAATACACAGAAAAGGCCTACGAAGATATGAGTGAGATATTTGACGATGCAGCTGAGAGAGCTCTTATGCTTGGTGGCAGACCTATCGTCAAGGCTGAGGAGCTAGCAAAAGTTACTCATATCAAACACGAACCAAAAGAAATTTACACTCCAACTGAGGTTTTAGAGATTGTCTTGGCTGATTATAAACACCTCTTGGGTGAGTTTAAAAAGCTTGACGAGCTTGCAGAAGGCGATACAACAACTCAAATGTATGCACAAGATCAAATCGCAAAATTTGAAAAAGCCATCTGGATGCTAAACGCAACACTTAGCAAATAA
- a CDS encoding hydrogenase-4 component G, with protein sequence MKISQIANSYNNLGLKENVKSEISLHKDEKDISKKESEIINLTAKDISNSYFLQYQKEIVKSSSSNLLAQSGLSFNAPKNLSEILSGLDLASIGYNGKSLNELSSDETNDLISENGFFGIANTVDRIASFVLNGAGYDIEKLKAGREGVAKGFEDAKKIWGGELPEISQKTIKKTLETLDKKIAELGGNVLNVSA encoded by the coding sequence ATGAAGATTTCTCAAATTGCAAACTCATATAATAATTTAGGTCTAAAAGAAAATGTAAAATCAGAAATTTCACTTCATAAAGATGAAAAAGATATCTCTAAAAAAGAGTCTGAAATTATAAATTTAACAGCCAAAGACATTTCAAATAGCTACTTTTTGCAGTATCAAAAAGAGATCGTTAAAAGTAGTAGTTCAAATTTATTAGCCCAAAGCGGCTTAAGCTTTAATGCGCCTAAAAATTTATCAGAAATTTTATCAGGACTTGATCTTGCAAGTATCGGCTATAACGGTAAATCCTTAAATGAGCTAAGTAGTGACGAGACAAATGATCTTATTAGCGAGAATGGATTTTTTGGTATCGCAAATACGGTTGATAGGATAGCTAGTTTTGTGTTAAATGGTGCAGGCTATGACATAGAAAAACTAAAAGCTGGTAGAGAAGGTGTGGCAAAGGGGTTTGAGGATGCGAAGAAAATTTGGGGAGGTGAGCTCCCTGAAATTTCTCAAAAGACCATTAAAAAGACCCTTGAGACACTTGATAAAAAGATCGCCGAGCTTGGCGGTAACGTTTTAAATGTTTCAGCTTAA
- a CDS encoding major outer membrane protein, translated as MKLTKISLATLVALGAFSSVASATPLEEAIKNVDLSGFARYRYTNTHNKDTEQSDVTKKSEANHQFRMVTNFKAAIDDNFFGVIGLRYNSVDGSGDNAKTDNTDGTDKTDTTKTFAVHQFYLGYKIGGTTITAGKQAIGSYFTDDAVGTGVRVVNEDIEGLTLTALAFDAISSEWADGDLYKKATGSLDSYDVGNLYAAGIAGSYDPVNFQLWYASLTNLADLLAADVSANFAITNDVSLGARLNYVNSTVDASAKSKLGYNDGNFYAGELSTSLFGFDLAGGYIGWKSKDKGISAFSFEDQGSLIDAGEDIFDWTYAEGKGNFFYVTGAYTFDKFTAGLDYVKGTQKTSAGAGNPDAKDKVEEFVPRFAYQYSKKLKFSSFYSFQTHKLDNDEKKKEDKFRFEAKYSF; from the coding sequence ATGAAACTAACAAAAATTAGTTTAGCCACTTTGGTTGCTTTAGGTGCGTTTTCAAGCGTAGCAAGTGCTACTCCACTTGAAGAAGCTATAAAAAATGTAGATCTTTCAGGATTTGCAAGATATAGATATACAAATACTCACAATAAAGATACAGAGCAAAGTGATGTTACAAAAAAAAGCGAAGCTAATCATCAATTTAGAATGGTTACAAACTTTAAAGCCGCTATTGATGATAACTTCTTTGGAGTTATTGGTTTAAGATATAACTCTGTTGATGGCTCAGGTGATAACGCTAAAACAGATAATACAGATGGTACAGATAAAACAGATACAACAAAGACATTTGCTGTTCATCAATTCTATCTTGGCTATAAAATTGGCGGTACAACTATCACAGCCGGTAAACAAGCCATTGGTTCATACTTTACTGATGATGCAGTTGGTACAGGTGTAAGAGTAGTAAATGAAGACATCGAAGGTCTTACGCTTACAGCTTTAGCATTTGATGCTATCTCTAGTGAATGGGCTGATGGTGATTTATACAAGAAGGCAACAGGTTCTTTAGACAGTTATGATGTTGGTAATCTATATGCAGCTGGCATAGCTGGCTCATATGATCCAGTAAATTTCCAACTATGGTATGCTAGTTTAACAAACCTAGCTGACCTACTTGCTGCTGATGTTTCAGCAAATTTTGCTATTACTAATGATGTTTCTTTGGGTGCAAGACTTAACTATGTAAATAGCACAGTTGATGCTAGTGCAAAAAGCAAACTAGGATATAACGATGGTAACTTCTATGCTGGAGAACTTTCAACTTCACTATTTGGTTTTGATTTAGCTGGTGGTTATATCGGTTGGAAATCTAAAGATAAAGGTATATCAGCATTTTCATTTGAAGACCAAGGAAGCTTGATTGACGCAGGTGAAGATATATTTGACTGGACATATGCAGAAGGCAAAGGTAACTTCTTCTACGTAACAGGTGCTTATACATTTGATAAATTTACAGCTGGTTTAGACTATGTAAAAGGTACTCAAAAAACATCAGCTGGTGCTGGTAATCCAGATGCAAAAGATAAAGTTGAAGAATTTGTTCCAAGATTTGCTTATCAATACAGCAAAAAGTTGAAATTTAGTTCATTCTACTCTTTCCAAACACATAAATTAGATAATGATGAGAAAAAGAAAGAAGATAAATTCAGATTTGAAGCTAAATACTCATTCTAA
- a CDS encoding c-type cytochrome, which produces MKSIKISFLACFLVANAFAASQVYYIEARGEFGKELAEMAKKQANDRNEKVNVYVDEDPRRYKDNRILKLGVDRKGRYSVSLGKELYEKQCASCHGENADKRPFGSTPLKNIDAKDIEDSIISYRSDSSFGGSGKNVMQNQAKILSNNDLGAILAYLKGKDAFAEQDANENKPVSTQTKQGSYLR; this is translated from the coding sequence ATGAAAAGTATTAAAATTTCTTTTTTGGCGTGTTTTTTGGTGGCAAATGCCTTTGCAGCTTCACAAGTCTACTATATAGAAGCTCGTGGTGAGTTTGGTAAAGAACTTGCTGAAATGGCAAAAAAGCAGGCTAATGATAGAAATGAAAAAGTAAATGTCTATGTTGATGAAGATCCAAGACGTTATAAAGATAATAGAATTTTAAAATTAGGCGTTGATAGAAAGGGCAGATATAGTGTTTCTTTGGGTAAGGAGCTTTATGAAAAGCAATGTGCTAGCTGTCATGGCGAGAATGCTGATAAAAGGCCATTTGGTTCAACGCCTCTAAAAAATATAGATGCTAAGGATATTGAAGATAGCATCATCTCTTATAGAAGTGACTCAAGTTTCGGTGGAAGCGGTAAAAATGTAATGCAAAACCAAGCTAAAATTCTTTCAAATAATGACCTTGGTGCGATTCTTGCCTATCTAAAAGGCAAAGATGCATTTGCTGAACAAGACGCAAATGAAAACAAACCAGTCTCTACTCAAACAAAGCAAGGTAGTTATTTAAGATAA
- the ccsA gene encoding cytochrome c biogenesis protein CcsA, translating into MLNPKSLFLSMGSAIVLMIIFAIASGAATIIESKTSTEAAWYYVYGASWFALIQLLLGINLTYNIFRYNLIDPKKLPSLIFHLGFIVILIGAGITRYIGFEADMHIREKTQSNIVTTKISYLNLTALNDNGEEINAALPLGLSDAKKGFDLKLKIADIEANLKFKEFVPNASYKFVDDKNGQPVVEFVVSNESESEEIFLLEEEEARVADISFIFNAKPDESKKYVLFKLVDGNFTVTSNTDLSKFTMSDSSKTELKAGSVNDFGMGSLYTISNINFAPRLVSVHASRKLVSTKDSEFNALIAELNYKGESKEMHIFYNLTEPSRLAVAGQKFNASWGAQQVKLPFSLYLKDFELKRYPGSNSPMSYSSEVIVKDDTNISGLDYKIYMNHVLDYDGYRFFQSSYDTDEKGTILSINKDPGKIPTYIGYFLLGLGFVLNVLNPGSRFRKLAKLIDNESTKGGKKVVAIIAIMLLSLNFSSLKAEDFLPNISKEHTQKLSRLIVQSSDGRMKPFDTLSKEILNKIHRSENINSLNSNQAMLSIMVTPDFWRSEKIISLGQSKELKKELGIDENAKYASFNDFFRATKDGGSEYKLTKFAEIANRKHPGSRNTFDKDVIKIDERLNVFYMIFIGEIFKIFPKQDDPSNSWYSPASAMMYFPPKEADLVINMMREYFAAVDAATKDNDWSKADAALDKISAYQQKYGSAVMPSEKKINIEILFNKIQIFERLTPVYLLAGLALLFFVFVKMLAPKVQINGIVRVVYIINLLAFLAHTVGLGLRWYIAEHAPWSNAYESMVYIAWALGFSGIVFAKRSPIALALTSILAGVTLFVAHLNWMDPQITTLVPVLQSYWLTIHVSVITASYGFLGLCALLGGFTLLLIILQNKKKPNPEISRNILEATRINEMAMILGLSLLTLGNFLGGVWANESWGRYWGWDSKETWALVSILVYAAVLHIRFIPKLNNQYAFAVASFFAYWSIIMTYFGVNFYLAGMHSYAAGDPLPVPDFVWISIVIMVLMSVLAFTKRSLCSRL; encoded by the coding sequence ATGTTAAATCCAAAATCATTATTTTTAAGTATGGGCTCAGCTATTGTTTTGATGATAATCTTTGCCATAGCTAGCGGAGCCGCTACGATAATAGAAAGTAAAACTAGCACAGAAGCTGCATGGTACTATGTTTACGGTGCCAGCTGGTTTGCGCTCATTCAACTACTTCTTGGTATAAATTTGACCTATAATATCTTTAGATATAACTTAATCGATCCAAAAAAACTCCCTTCGCTTATATTCCATCTTGGTTTTATCGTTATCTTAATCGGTGCTGGTATAACAAGATACATTGGCTTTGAGGCTGATATGCATATAAGAGAAAAAACTCAGTCAAATATCGTTACGACAAAAATATCCTATTTAAATTTAACCGCATTAAACGATAATGGAGAAGAGATAAATGCTGCTTTGCCGTTAGGACTTTCTGATGCAAAAAAAGGTTTTGATCTAAAGCTAAAAATAGCAGATATTGAAGCTAATTTAAAATTTAAAGAATTTGTGCCAAATGCAAGTTATAAGTTTGTGGATGATAAAAATGGGCAACCAGTAGTGGAATTTGTGGTTTCAAACGAGAGTGAAAGTGAAGAAATCTTCTTGTTAGAAGAAGAGGAAGCAAGAGTTGCAGATATTAGTTTTATCTTTAATGCTAAGCCGGATGAGAGTAAAAAATATGTGCTTTTTAAATTAGTGGATGGAAATTTCACAGTTACTTCAAATACTGATCTTTCAAAATTTACAATGAGTGATAGTTCAAAAACTGAGTTAAAAGCTGGTAGTGTAAATGATTTTGGCATGGGTAGTCTTTATACTATTTCAAATATAAATTTTGCTCCAAGATTAGTTTCAGTTCATGCTTCAAGGAAGCTAGTTAGTACAAAAGATAGCGAATTTAACGCCTTGATAGCTGAATTAAATTATAAAGGCGAGAGTAAAGAGATGCATATTTTTTACAACCTAACAGAACCTTCACGCTTGGCTGTGGCTGGACAAAAATTTAACGCTTCATGGGGCGCACAGCAGGTTAAACTTCCGTTTAGCTTATACTTAAAAGACTTTGAGCTTAAAAGATATCCTGGTTCAAATTCGCCTATGAGCTATTCAAGTGAAGTTATTGTAAAAGATGATACAAACATATCGGGGCTTGACTATAAAATTTATATGAATCATGTGCTTGACTATGATGGGTATAGATTTTTCCAAAGTTCATACGATACAGATGAAAAGGGAACCATTCTCTCTATCAATAAAGATCCAGGCAAGATACCAACTTATATTGGCTACTTTCTACTTGGACTTGGCTTTGTGTTAAATGTTTTAAATCCTGGTAGTCGTTTTAGAAAGCTAGCTAAGTTAATCGATAATGAATCAACAAAAGGCGGTAAAAAGGTTGTTGCTATCATTGCCATTATGCTTTTAAGTTTAAATTTTAGCTCATTAAAGGCTGAAGACTTTTTGCCTAATATCAGCAAAGAGCACACACAAAAGCTTTCTAGACTTATTGTGCAAAGCTCAGATGGTAGAATGAAGCCATTTGATACTCTTAGCAAAGAAATTTTAAATAAAATACATAGAAGCGAGAATATAAATAGCCTAAACTCGAATCAAGCCATGCTTTCAATAATGGTAACGCCTGATTTTTGGCGAAGTGAAAAAATTATCTCACTTGGACAAAGCAAGGAGCTAAAAAAAGAGCTTGGCATAGATGAAAATGCAAAATATGCAAGTTTTAATGATTTTTTTAGAGCCACAAAAGATGGCGGAAGTGAATATAAACTCACAAAATTTGCTGAAATTGCTAATCGTAAGCATCCTGGATCACGCAATACATTTGACAAAGATGTGATAAAGATCGACGAGAGATTGAATGTTTTTTATATGATATTTATTGGTGAAATTTTTAAAATTTTTCCAAAACAAGATGATCCGTCAAACTCTTGGTATTCGCCTGCTAGTGCAATGATGTACTTTCCGCCTAAAGAGGCCGATCTAGTCATTAATATGATGAGAGAGTATTTTGCAGCAGTTGATGCAGCAACAAAAGATAATGATTGGAGTAAGGCTGATGCCGCACTTGATAAAATTTCAGCCTATCAGCAAAAGTATGGCTCTGCTGTAATGCCAAGTGAAAAAAAGATAAATATAGAAATTTTGTTTAATAAAATTCAAATTTTTGAGCGATTGACGCCGGTTTATCTTTTGGCTGGACTTGCGCTTTTATTTTTTGTTTTTGTTAAAATGCTAGCTCCAAAAGTTCAGATAAATGGTATTGTAAGAGTTGTATACATTATAAATTTACTAGCTTTTCTTGCTCATACTGTCGGACTTGGACTTCGTTGGTACATTGCTGAACATGCGCCTTGGAGTAACGCTTATGAATCGATGGTCTATATCGCTTGGGCTTTAGGATTTTCTGGTATCGTCTTTGCAAAACGTAGTCCTATCGCTCTTGCTCTTACGTCCATATTGGCTGGTGTTACATTGTTTGTTGCGCACCTTAACTGGATGGATCCACAGATCACTACACTTGTGCCAGTGCTTCAAAGCTACTGGCTAACAATACATGTCTCTGTCATTACTGCAAGTTATGGATTTTTAGGGCTTTGTGCGTTACTTGGTGGCTTTACACTATTGCTTATTATTTTGCAAAATAAGAAAAAGCCAAATCCAGAAATTTCTCGCAACATCCTCGAAGCTACCCGCATAAATGAGATGGCTATGATACTAGGACTTAGCTTGCTTACTCTTGGAAATTTCCTAGGCGGTGTTTGGGCAAACGAGAGTTGGGGCAGATATTGGGGCTGGGACAGCAAGGAGACTTGGGCATTAGTTTCGATACTTGTTTATGCCGCAGTTCTTCATATAAGATTTATTCCAAAGCTAAACAATCAATATGCGTTTGCAGTTGCTTCGTTCTTTGCTTATTGGTCGATTATTATGACTTATTTTGGTGTAAATTTTTATTTAGCTGGCATGCACTCATATGCAGCTGGCGATCCATTGCCAGTGCCTGATTTTGTCTGGATTAGTATTGTGATAATGGTGCTTATGAGTGTTTTGGCATTTACAAAGCGATCACTTTGTTCAAGGCTTTAG
- a CDS encoding fatty-acid--CoA ligase: MLIKGLIVFFIVLLLIAICALIYLLLRNRDYSTETKELVLEKEEITIEKLEKLAGDNSLSKNELFELIQIFVGNFSIPAKNNQVMPKEANNYINFIILICSHKNSDAKLISFLDKEAKKKNPSYIVEIEESEKIGIENRKNRR; the protein is encoded by the coding sequence ATGCTAATAAAAGGTCTAATAGTTTTCTTTATTGTACTGCTATTAATTGCAATTTGTGCACTAATCTATTTACTTTTAAGAAATAGGGATTATAGCACCGAAACAAAGGAGCTTGTATTAGAAAAAGAAGAGATAACGATCGAAAAGCTTGAAAAGCTTGCAGGTGATAATAGTTTAAGCAAAAACGAGCTTTTCGAACTTATTCAAATCTTTGTAGGAAATTTTAGTATACCAGCTAAAAATAACCAAGTCATGCCAAAAGAGGCAAATAACTATATAAATTTTATAATTTTAATCTGCTCTCATAAAAATTCTGATGCAAAGCTCATTAGTTTTTTAGACAAAGAAGCTAAAAAGAAAAACCCAAGCTACATTGTCGAAATAGAAGAGAGTGAAAAAATCGGCATAGAAAATCGCAAAAATCGTAGATAA